Proteins encoded by one window of Sediminicoccus rosea:
- a CDS encoding virulence factor SrfB: protein MQVLPRIVSLVPQSGVQFIDIRFTLDKLPRILRSFWERPMPEGAEAAPNLVNLRVLTETHDALIDLESGVTPPEEETYNIGRNQALEPYLDRWVPLPFLRIATLMAGGQEVYDKGPTNWARIRIVPLPAPDHDGHTHHAVLAFDTALRAREEARPYTAISPDDSKGAGEFVLVARRDANAWFMNEAWMAQWLEELQREMRVARSGPRGAAVPEGRACEHWARYITFLELLSEADLLPRIKLVDVVSEVKPYEPIQVDLVLDIGNSRTCGILIEDRRETQINLNNSYPLKLRDLGQPHLSYAQAFESRVEFSRATFGKDMLSRRSGRGNAFQWLAPVRVGTEAMRLAALSRGNEGATGLSSPKRYLWDERATSQVWRWNGMGSDGTTTEPPVSGSLMTLVSEEGEVLRGTRRRRGGALSPAMRALFSRSSMMTFLLAELLMQAQTQINAVETRYATKFADVPRRLRRILLTMPPAMPLVEQGIFRDRVEAAVRLAWDMLGWSQAGIAAPIEPRVIANLDEATATQLVFLYTESTERLRASPGTFFSLTGRLRETYGREPSLRVASIDIGGGTTDLMICTYTTREGQEVEPHQNFREGFRIAGDEVLQEVIQSIVLPQIEKALREAGLANAKALLQEVFGGDKGAQSEAERHLRRQLVSQVLERLGLAVLHAYERSEGRANHEVLRRSLGDILAGHEVKAPLHYLEQRIARSGLADFPLAAIEITAFSGKVDAVVQSAVGQVLADLCEAVHAFDCDWLLLSGRPSRLRAVQDIIRAKMPVPPHRIVAMNGYPAGGWYPFRDPAGRVEDPKTTAAVGAMLCALAEGRLEGFLLRSSKLAMKSTARYFGRLELSGQMLRQNVLLEDPDRLPGKGGDAQDISFTMEFRAPTFLGFRQLDLERWNASRLYILEYANPDDVPRLSLPLTLKIRRADISEDAGAKAEALREDFQIEEILDADGAPQRSSTVRLRLQTEKQEAGYWRDTGALSLP, encoded by the coding sequence ATGCAGGTGCTGCCGCGTATCGTCAGCCTGGTGCCCCAGAGCGGCGTCCAATTCATCGACATCCGCTTCACCCTGGACAAGCTGCCCCGCATCCTGCGCAGCTTCTGGGAACGCCCCATGCCCGAAGGTGCGGAGGCGGCGCCCAACCTCGTCAACCTGCGGGTGCTGACCGAGACGCATGACGCGCTGATCGACCTCGAATCCGGCGTGACGCCGCCGGAGGAGGAAACCTACAACATCGGCCGCAACCAGGCGCTCGAGCCCTATCTGGACCGCTGGGTGCCGCTGCCCTTCCTGCGCATCGCGACGCTGATGGCGGGCGGCCAGGAGGTCTATGACAAGGGGCCGACCAATTGGGCGCGCATCCGCATCGTGCCGCTGCCCGCGCCCGATCATGACGGCCACACCCACCACGCCGTGCTGGCCTTCGACACCGCCCTGCGCGCGCGGGAGGAGGCGCGCCCCTACACCGCCATCTCGCCCGATGACAGCAAGGGCGCCGGCGAGTTCGTCCTCGTGGCGCGCCGCGACGCCAATGCCTGGTTCATGAACGAGGCCTGGATGGCGCAATGGCTGGAGGAGCTGCAGCGCGAGATGCGCGTGGCGCGATCCGGCCCGCGCGGCGCCGCCGTGCCCGAGGGCCGCGCCTGTGAGCACTGGGCGCGCTACATCACCTTCCTCGAATTGCTGAGCGAGGCCGACCTCCTGCCGCGCATCAAGCTGGTGGACGTCGTCTCCGAGGTGAAGCCCTATGAGCCGATCCAGGTGGACCTCGTGCTCGACATCGGCAATTCGCGCACCTGCGGCATCCTCATCGAGGACCGGCGCGAGACGCAGATCAACCTCAACAACAGTTACCCGCTGAAGCTGCGCGACCTCGGCCAGCCGCATCTGAGCTACGCCCAGGCCTTCGAAAGCCGCGTCGAGTTCAGCCGCGCGACCTTCGGCAAGGACATGCTGAGCCGCCGCTCGGGCCGGGGCAACGCCTTCCAGTGGCTGGCGCCCGTGCGCGTCGGCACGGAGGCGATGCGCCTCGCCGCGCTGTCCCGCGGCAATGAGGGCGCGACGGGCCTCTCCTCCCCCAAGCGCTATCTCTGGGATGAGCGGGCCACCTCGCAGGTCTGGCGCTGGAACGGCATGGGCAGCGACGGCACGACGACCGAGCCACCGGTCAGCGGTAGCCTGATGACGCTCGTCTCGGAGGAAGGGGAGGTGCTGCGCGGCACGCGGCGGCGGCGCGGCGGCGCGCTGAGCCCCGCCATGCGCGCGCTGTTCAGCCGCTCCTCCATGATGACCTTCCTGCTCGCCGAACTGCTGATGCAGGCACAGACCCAGATCAACGCCGTCGAGACGCGCTACGCCACGAAGTTCGCCGATGTGCCGCGCCGCCTGCGCCGCATCCTGCTCACCATGCCGCCGGCCATGCCGCTGGTGGAGCAAGGGATCTTCCGGGACCGTGTGGAGGCCGCGGTGCGCCTCGCCTGGGACATGCTGGGCTGGAGCCAGGCGGGCATCGCGGCACCCATCGAGCCGCGGGTGATCGCCAACCTGGACGAGGCGACGGCGACGCAGCTCGTCTTCCTCTACACGGAGTCCACCGAGCGGCTGCGCGCGAGCCCGGGCACCTTCTTCAGCCTGACCGGCCGCCTGCGCGAGACATACGGGCGGGAACCTTCGCTGCGCGTCGCGAGCATCGACATCGGCGGTGGCACGACGGACCTCATGATCTGCACCTACACCACGCGTGAGGGGCAGGAGGTGGAGCCGCACCAGAATTTCCGCGAGGGCTTCCGCATCGCGGGCGATGAGGTCCTGCAGGAGGTGATCCAGAGCATCGTCCTGCCGCAGATCGAGAAGGCGCTGCGCGAGGCGGGCCTCGCCAATGCCAAGGCGCTGCTGCAGGAGGTCTTCGGCGGGGACAAGGGCGCGCAGAGCGAGGCGGAGCGACATCTGCGCCGGCAGCTCGTCAGCCAGGTGCTGGAGCGGCTGGGCCTCGCCGTGCTGCACGCCTATGAGCGCAGTGAGGGCAGGGCCAATCACGAGGTGCTGCGCCGCAGCCTGGGCGACATCCTGGCCGGGCATGAGGTGAAGGCGCCGCTGCATTATCTCGAGCAGCGGATCGCCCGCTCCGGCCTCGCCGACTTCCCGCTGGCCGCGATCGAGATCACGGCCTTCTCCGGCAAGGTGGACGCCGTGGTGCAGAGCGCCGTGGGCCAAGTGCTGGCGGATCTGTGCGAGGCGGTGCACGCCTTCGATTGCGACTGGCTGCTGCTCTCGGGCCGGCCGTCCCGGCTGCGCGCCGTGCAGGACATCATCCGCGCCAAGATGCCGGTGCCGCCGCATCGCATCGTCGCCATGAACGGCTATCCGGCCGGCGGCTGGTATCCCTTCCGTGATCCCGCCGGCCGCGTCGAGGACCCGAAGACCACGGCCGCCGTCGGCGCCATGCTCTGCGCCCTGGCCGAGGGGCGGCTGGAGGGCTTCCTGCTGCGGTCCAGCAAGCTCGCGATGAAATCCACGGCGCGGTATTTCGGCCGGCTCGAGCTCAGCGGCCAGATGCTGCGGCAGAACGTGCTGCTGGAGGACCCCGACCGCCTGCCCGGCAAGGGCGGTGACGCGCAGGACATCAGCTTCACCATGGAGTTCCGCGCGCCGACCTTCCTCGGCTTCCGGCAGCTCGACCTCGAACGCTGGAACGCCTCGCGCCTCTACATCCTGGAATACGCCAACCCCGACGACGTGCCGCGCCTCTCCCTGCCGCTCACGCTCAAGATCCGCCGCGCCGACATCTCCGAGGATGCAGGCGCGAAGGCCGAGGCGCTGCGCGAGGATTTCCAGATCGAGGAGATCCTCGACGCCGACGGCGCGCCCCAGCGCAGCAGCACGGTGCGGCTGCGCCTGCAGACCGAGAAGCAGGAGGCCGGCTACTGGCGGGACACCGGCGCGCTCTCCCTTCCGTGA
- a CDS encoding virulence factor SrfC family protein — translation MTDTPATDAENEALARACEAVADAATAGVEWVGLAAAEVREDGPAMARELRRGAIRARKLAHAARRPMCVSVFGPSQSGKSYLISALARREQRPAKVVFAGQELDIVRDINPEGGKEATGLVTRFSIRPTPSLPGLPVALRLLSQTDIVRIIANAFMEDFNRDTVVPLTRDEVAAVIGQLRGKARPTPVDVLTEDDMQELFEYFERYFRNHPTHLALTPAPWREIETLAPRLPIAERARLFGLLWNNVPELTQLCARLLTALAELDFAGEAFCALDAMVPKARSVIDVATLFNLGKDESDRVAIGTRAGRRAQMPRPVITAIVAELQLQLAEKPFDFFDHTDLLDFPGARSRERYDGRDAERTAAANLYHLYIRGKVAYLYQRYLAEQELTSMLLCLGDSNQEVRTLPAMVKDWIDSTHGATPEARAAHPDAALFLVLTKFDKEFVAKAGADDENVERWSTRLDTTIKSFLALDHDWPYQWTPGQPFNNIFWLRNPNAYDEGLLDYAPPDAEKTRRELNFRNRPRLDMLRARFLENSEVRRFFADPATAWDEAMTLNDGGLGHIARKLRPVCNPETKRRQVRALLAQQAQGLAGSLRPYYVSSDVEAELQKRLAEARGVVAALNETARRQAFGLLLHEMQVRADTLADVLRARQLSVSDLPSAVAGPVGTTLDAADLDDELADIFGDAPAPKAAPREQARDLADVFAETALSHWHEVLHGLASREDLEPLFGLTREALASLTGQLGAASRRVGLRGRIAQGIRASASYHEKIGERLLKPVLIAERVINDFVYWLDMDRLTPEARPTAGRPTPRPVFTRPPAAEQWPDLGERAQPFERDFYVDWAVSYRRLVEENARAASGLVGDVALNEKLGRILAALR, via the coding sequence ATGACCGACACCCCCGCCACGGATGCCGAGAACGAGGCACTGGCCCGCGCCTGCGAGGCGGTGGCCGATGCCGCGACGGCGGGCGTCGAATGGGTGGGCCTTGCCGCGGCCGAGGTGCGGGAGGACGGGCCCGCCATGGCGCGCGAACTGCGGCGCGGCGCCATCCGCGCGCGCAAGCTCGCCCATGCCGCGCGGCGGCCCATGTGCGTCTCCGTCTTCGGGCCCAGCCAATCGGGCAAGAGCTACCTGATCTCCGCGCTCGCGCGGCGCGAGCAGCGGCCGGCCAAGGTCGTCTTCGCCGGGCAGGAGCTGGACATCGTCCGCGACATCAACCCGGAGGGCGGCAAGGAAGCGACGGGGCTGGTCACGCGCTTCTCCATCCGGCCCACGCCCTCGCTGCCCGGCCTGCCGGTCGCGCTGCGTCTGCTCTCGCAGACCGACATCGTGCGCATCATCGCCAATGCCTTCATGGAGGATTTCAACCGGGACACGGTGGTGCCGCTGACGCGTGACGAGGTGGCCGCGGTGATCGGCCAGCTGCGCGGCAAGGCGCGCCCCACGCCGGTCGATGTTCTGACCGAAGACGACATGCAGGAATTGTTCGAGTATTTCGAACGCTACTTCCGCAACCATCCGACGCATCTCGCCCTCACCCCCGCGCCCTGGCGGGAGATCGAGACGCTGGCGCCGCGCCTGCCCATCGCCGAACGCGCGCGGCTCTTCGGCCTGCTCTGGAACAATGTGCCGGAGCTGACGCAGCTCTGCGCGCGCCTGCTCACCGCGCTTGCCGAGCTGGACTTCGCGGGCGAGGCCTTCTGCGCGCTGGACGCCATGGTGCCCAAGGCGCGCAGCGTGATCGACGTGGCGACGCTCTTCAACCTCGGCAAGGATGAGAGCGACCGCGTGGCCATCGGCACCCGCGCGGGGCGCCGGGCGCAGATGCCGCGGCCGGTGATCACGGCCATCGTGGCCGAGCTGCAATTGCAGCTGGCCGAGAAGCCGTTCGACTTCTTCGACCACACGGACCTGCTGGATTTCCCCGGCGCGCGCTCGCGCGAGCGGTATGACGGGCGCGATGCCGAACGCACGGCGGCGGCCAACCTCTATCACCTCTATATCCGCGGCAAGGTCGCCTATCTCTACCAGCGCTACCTGGCCGAGCAGGAGCTCACCTCCATGCTGCTCTGCCTCGGCGACAGCAACCAGGAGGTCCGCACCCTGCCCGCGATGGTGAAGGACTGGATCGACAGCACCCATGGCGCGACGCCGGAGGCGCGCGCGGCGCATCCCGATGCCGCGCTGTTTCTCGTCCTCACCAAGTTCGACAAGGAATTCGTCGCCAAGGCGGGCGCCGATGACGAGAATGTGGAGCGCTGGTCCACCCGCCTCGACACCACCATCAAGAGCTTCCTCGCGCTCGATCACGACTGGCCCTATCAGTGGACGCCTGGGCAGCCCTTCAACAACATCTTCTGGCTGCGCAATCCCAACGCCTATGACGAGGGGCTGCTCGACTACGCGCCACCGGATGCCGAGAAGACCCGGCGGGAGCTCAACTTCCGCAATCGCCCTCGGCTCGACATGCTGCGCGCGCGCTTCCTCGAGAATTCCGAGGTGCGCCGCTTCTTCGCCGATCCCGCCACCGCCTGGGACGAGGCGATGACGCTGAACGATGGTGGCCTCGGCCATATCGCGCGCAAGCTGCGCCCCGTCTGCAATCCGGAGACCAAGCGGCGGCAGGTGCGCGCGCTGCTGGCGCAGCAGGCGCAGGGCCTGGCAGGCAGCCTCCGGCCCTACTACGTCTCGAGCGATGTGGAGGCGGAGCTGCAGAAGCGCCTCGCCGAGGCACGCGGCGTGGTGGCCGCGCTGAACGAGACGGCGCGGCGCCAGGCCTTCGGCCTGCTGCTGCACGAGATGCAGGTGCGGGCCGACACCCTCGCCGATGTGCTGCGCGCGCGGCAACTCAGCGTCTCCGACCTGCCCTCGGCCGTCGCGGGCCCGGTGGGCACCACGCTCGACGCGGCCGATCTGGACGACGAGCTGGCCGACATCTTCGGTGACGCGCCGGCGCCCAAGGCCGCGCCCCGCGAACAGGCCCGCGACCTCGCCGACGTCTTCGCGGAGACGGCGCTGTCCCATTGGCATGAGGTGCTGCATGGGCTGGCCTCGCGCGAGGATCTGGAGCCGCTCTTCGGCTTGACGCGCGAGGCGCTGGCGAGCCTCACCGGCCAACTGGGCGCGGCCTCCCGCCGCGTCGGGCTGCGCGGGCGCATCGCCCAGGGCATCCGCGCCAGCGCCTCCTATCACGAGAAGATCGGCGAGCGGCTGCTCAAGCCCGTCCTGATCGCCGAGCGCGTGATCAACGACTTCGTCTATTGGCTCGACATGGATCGCCTGACGCCCGAGGCGCGCCCCACCGCCGGGCGCCCCACGCCGCGCCCGGTCTTCACCCGGCCGCCAGCCGCCGAGCAATGGCCCGATCTCGGCGAGCGCGCGCAGCCCTTCGAGCGTGACTTCTATGTAGACTGGGCGGTCAGCTATCGCCGCCTGGTCGAGGAGAATGCAAGGGCCGCGAGCGGCCTGGTCGGGGATGTCGCGCTGAACGAGAAGCTTGGGCGCATCCTGGCCGCGCTGCGCTGA
- a CDS encoding S1 family peptidase, translated as MAEPLFIGKVEFTTAEPVNLGPTPVIRLHGELVVILNELGAPAAARLFAEPVVGSSAVSLYAEGSGDPQRFATLSPTRRAEAEAVLRARLNELLPALDHPTAGPLLRRALCVGIDDGLYALDDGVVIVGWGMIPAGTPQDEAAIADRVRAVFARFSPPLATAGEGWLSGRPLTAPPPAAARARPAAAPPPRAAAAPAAAAAAGVAGIAVPPRPRPPASALWLVPLMIAVGAVFLLLGAWLAWLHFSRDAARQPTTISLLDERATQEAIRIQQETNRALEAELERARRAAAQPEVCAAEGPLSLPPAPERQRIPPGSVPPPVPQQQGQAPQPFNGSLAQLLERGVVMVVTAGQRGIGHGTGFFVAGDTIVTNSHVVEGADPQQVFITSTSIGRVIRARVVAQTRGAGGGAVEPGELDLAILKLDQPVPGAQPLGFTRTAERLTDVVAAGYPASVVQVEQGMQELRQGRLQTPPEIVLTRGTISTFQTLGNNFTVMPHTADMSPGNSGGPLVDLCGRVVGINTFISRATAVADRVKYAQKTDSLLAWLQQNGAPVDLREGACQPALPGLPLQPSPPAPAAPAAPAPAPAPAPAPAPAGPR; from the coding sequence ATGGCTGAACCGCTGTTCATCGGCAAGGTCGAATTCACGACCGCGGAACCCGTCAATCTGGGCCCGACGCCCGTCATCCGGCTGCATGGCGAGCTGGTCGTCATCCTGAACGAGCTGGGCGCCCCTGCCGCGGCCCGGCTGTTTGCCGAGCCCGTGGTGGGCAGCAGCGCCGTCAGCCTCTACGCCGAAGGCTCGGGCGATCCGCAGCGCTTCGCCACCCTCTCGCCCACCCGCCGCGCCGAGGCGGAGGCCGTGCTGCGCGCGCGGCTGAACGAGCTGCTGCCCGCGCTCGACCACCCGACGGCCGGCCCGCTGCTGCGCCGCGCCCTCTGCGTCGGCATCGATGACGGGCTCTACGCGCTGGATGACGGCGTCGTGATCGTGGGCTGGGGCATGATCCCGGCCGGGACGCCGCAGGATGAGGCCGCGATCGCCGATCGCGTCCGCGCGGTCTTCGCCCGGTTCAGCCCGCCCTTGGCCACGGCCGGGGAAGGCTGGCTGAGCGGGCGGCCGCTCACCGCGCCACCGCCCGCCGCCGCCCGGGCCCGCCCCGCCGCGGCGCCGCCCCCGCGCGCCGCCGCGGCCCCTGCCGCCGCGGCGGCCGCCGGCGTGGCCGGGATCGCGGTGCCCCCCAGGCCGCGGCCGCCGGCCTCGGCGCTCTGGCTCGTGCCGCTGATGATCGCGGTCGGCGCCGTCTTCCTGCTGCTGGGCGCCTGGCTCGCCTGGCTGCATTTTTCCCGCGACGCCGCCCGCCAGCCCACCACCATCTCCCTGCTCGACGAACGCGCGACGCAGGAGGCGATCCGGATCCAGCAGGAAACCAATCGGGCGCTGGAGGCGGAGCTGGAACGCGCCCGCCGCGCCGCGGCCCAGCCCGAGGTCTGCGCCGCCGAGGGCCCGTTGAGCCTGCCCCCGGCGCCCGAGCGCCAGCGCATCCCGCCCGGATCGGTGCCGCCACCCGTGCCGCAGCAGCAAGGCCAGGCGCCGCAGCCCTTCAACGGTTCGCTGGCGCAGCTGCTGGAACGCGGCGTGGTGATGGTGGTGACGGCGGGGCAGCGCGGCATCGGCCACGGCACGGGCTTCTTCGTCGCGGGCGACACGATCGTGACCAATTCGCATGTGGTGGAAGGGGCCGACCCGCAGCAGGTCTTCATCACCTCGACCAGCATCGGCCGGGTGATCCGCGCGCGGGTGGTGGCGCAGACGCGTGGCGCCGGCGGCGGGGCGGTGGAACCGGGCGAACTCGACCTCGCCATCCTGAAGCTCGACCAGCCCGTGCCGGGCGCGCAGCCCTTGGGCTTCACCCGCACGGCGGAGCGCCTGACCGATGTGGTGGCGGCGGGCTACCCGGCCTCGGTCGTGCAGGTGGAGCAGGGCATGCAGGAGCTGCGCCAGGGCCGGCTCCAGACCCCGCCGGAGATCGTGCTGACCCGGGGCACCATCAGCACCTTCCAGACACTGGGCAACAACTTCACCGTGATGCCGCACACCGCCGACATGTCGCCCGGCAACAGCGGCGGGCCGCTCGTGGATCTCTGCGGCCGGGTGGTAGGCATCAACACCTTCATCAGCCGCGCGACGGCCGTCGCGGACCGGGTGAAATACGCCCAGAAGACCGACAGCCTGTTGGCTTGGCTGCAGCAGAACGGCGCGCCCGTGGATCTGCGCGAGGGCGCCTGCCAGCCCGCCCTGCCCGGCCTGCCGCTGCAGCCCAGCCCGCCCGCACCGGCCGCACCCGCGGCTCCTGCTCCCGCT